CACGATACTGCTCATGTTCGCGATGTTCACCGGCGGGAACTTCTCGATGGAGAGTGTGTCGGACGAGAAACAGAACCGGATGATGGAGATTCTGGTGACGTCCGTTTCCCCACTGTGGATGATGGCAGGCAAGGTGGCGGGCAATGGCATCCTTGGCCTGGTGCAGGTTGTAGCGTGGGGGGCATCGATGGCCTTCCTTGGTCCGCGTGTCCTGAGCAATCTGCCGGACCTTACGCAGGTTCAGATCGACCCCGCAATTCTCATTTGGCTCGTGGCGTTCTTTATCGCCGGCTACTTTGTGATGGCGGTAGTGATGGCAGGGATTGGGGCGGCGACAACCTCCTACAAGGAGAGCTCCCAGATGTCTGTGCTCATCACTATTCCTGCCGTTTCTCCACTATGGTTCTTCCCTGCGATCTCTGGTGACCCTTTTGGCCCGCTCGCCCGGGCGCTCTCCTTCTTCCCTGTGACGGCCCCCATGACTATGATGCTTCGAATGGGCGCCGCTGACATACCTGTGTGGGAGGTGCTGGTCAGCCTGGCCGTGACCATCGCCGGCGGAATGGTGCTGCTGTGGTTATCCGCGCGGGTCTTCAGGGCGGGCCTTTTGATGTACGGTCAGAAGATGTCGCTCGGAAAGGTCTTCAAAGCGTTGCGACAGGCCTCTTAGTTGTGTGGGAGGGTTGGGATGGACGAGCGTCTCCGGCAAGTTATTCAAATTGAGACCGAGATTTTCATTATTACCATCTAAGCATGTTTGGCCCAAATCTCCACATTCAGGACGGCAATTTGGGATTTGATACGCTCATCTCTTTCGATCAGTACAATCTCGAGCGCGTGCACGCCCTTCGCGGCCATTGCAGGCTCCAGCTTCCAGACAAGCCAGCTGCTCTCGGTCACGTCCGAAGGGTTGCCGGCGTCTACAGCGGCCGTGTTTGTGATTTGTGGCTCCGGTAGATCGCGCCCATCCAGCACCACGCGGACGCGGTCGGCCGGGCTGAAGTGGTCCAGCTCAACGTGGAGCTCAAAGGCAACCGAGCCTGGCGGTCGGTCGTCGTGCACGGCAAGATGGAACGTGGGGCCAGTGCCCGTCAGTGTGCGGTATAGCTTCACCGGCACCTCTCCGGCCAGGCGGTCGTCCCTCTCCGCCCCGTAGCGCGGCTCCGACTTCGGGCGCTCTAGGCGCTTGAGCGAGGAGTAGACCTTGTCCACGCCCTCCAGCGTTTTCGGTGAGCCAATCGTCGTGAGCAGCGGCCTGTGGGACGAAACGGTCCCGTGCCAGTTGAAGATGTGGATGCCGTCAGCACCGCGACGATAGTACCCGTAGGCGAGTCCCCTGAACCATGCCTCTCTCCACTTCTTCGCCGGGACGAGCCGGCCTGTCCCACCCTCCCCGTGGCTGTCAAAACCGGGGTAGAGCTTGATTGGGGCGTCGCCGATCAGGCGTCGATAGCCTTCGACGTCCACCCCGGGGTCCGTTCCGGAGTTGGCGTTCGTGGCAATAATGTCGCATAGCCCGTCTCGTATTCACGTTTCCAGGTCGTAGCCAATCTTGTGGCAGGTCTCCAGGGTCGCTCCCACGCGGACAAGCACATAGAAGGGCCTGCCGCGTTCCTGTGCGATCCTGTCCGTTAGCGACCGTACTCCGCGCTGAAGGTCCGTGAGCGTATACATAAGGCGGTACGCGTCGTGCTCTGGCAGGTGAAACGCGTGGCGCTGCCAGTCGATCTCGATGCCATCCCAATCGGCGAGTCGGCAGGTCTCCTCTATGTAGGTGAGGCGCATTTGCCGGACTTCCGGGATGGCGAGGTTCCAGGAAGTCGATGCCCACCGCGGCGCCTGGTCGGCCCCCAGCAGCCATTCGGGATGGCCCTTTCGGACGCTGGTCAGGGCGTGGCGCGAGACGCTGGTGATGGTCTCCGGCGTAAGCGGTGGCGCCGTGCGGGTCTTATCCGACCAGAAGTGGTTGTCGTTCATGCGCACGGCTGCGTAGACGTGCATGCCAAGCTCGCGGCCGCCCCTCACGATTGCGCCGTACGGGTTTTCGCCGCGATCGTACATTCCCCAGAGACCCTCTACCCGGCGAGTGTGCTCCACGTCATCGTAACGCCGTCCTTCGCCGCTCCCATACAGGGGCAGTTGCTTCGATGGCCACCGCGCCTCCTCCGCGCCAACGCACCAGGTCATGGCGCCCACCTGCGTGTCCTTTATGGGTGCATAGATTAGATCTACAAGCTGCTGCGCCGTTTGAGGGTACTCGGAGTAACCGTGAGGCGTCCCGTCCCAGTTGTAGATAATCCCGTAGTCCGGCGGCGGCGTGCGGGCCATGTTGAGCTCCCTTGGCTGAATGGCGATGTTATACCACTTTTGCACCGATGGTAACAGCCCGAGCTTCCGATGTATGCTGTAGGCCGACCAATTTTACAGGAGTTGTCAGCAATGCTACTCGAAGGTAAGAAAGCACTCATTACTGGCTCCCGCCGCGGCATCGGCCGGGCAATGGCCTACGCGCTTGCGGCGGAAGGCGCGGATATCGGCATCAACGACGTTGAATTCGATGACAATGCCGCCGAGACCATAAGGACTATTGAGGGAATGGGCAGGATGGCCAGCTGGCACCTGGCGAACGTGGGCAAAGGCGCGGAGATCAACCGGATGATCGACGAATTCCTGGAGAAACATGGCCGGATCGACATCATGATCAACAATGCGGCGAAGAGTAAGAAGCAGCACTTCCTTGCCATCACGGAAGAGGACTGGGACACGGAGCTGGACGTGCAGTTAAAGGGCTACTTCATTGCGTCGCAGCGCGCGGCGAGGGAGATGGTCAAGAGCGGCAAGGGCGGGAGAATTATCTGCATCGGCAGCGTCATGGGGCTGCGCGCGTGGCCCCACAGCCTTGTCTACGGCGTTTGCAAGTCCGCCCTGACCCACATGGTGCAGTCCATGGCCGTGGACATGTCAGGGTACAACATCTCGGTCAACTGCATTGCGCCGGGGTATATCGACTCCCGCGTCCTTCCGCCGGAGCTTGAGCACATGCGCGGCGGGCCGGGTTATGCCGACTACTCCGTGCAGCGCCTCCCGTCGCGGCGCGGCGGCGTGCCTGAGGACATCGCGGGCGCGGCGGTCTTCCTTACCTCTCGCCTGGGGGAGTACGTGAACGGTCAAACGATCGTAGTGGACGGCGGCTTCCTGCCGTTGCCCGGCACCTGGGGCACGTGGGACTGGTAGGGGTCGCCTTATTCTATTGTGTGCGTTATAATAAGTGCTGGTGGAGCGTCGGTTGACCATGCGACAGTATGTCGACTTTGCGGGTTTGAAAATACTGATGACCGACGAGGCCGAGGCACATCTAAGGAACAGTCATCCTCAGGACGTTACGTATATAGATCTTGTTGGGGACGTCCTGGGCAAGCCAGACCTGGTTTTGCCAGATCCGAGGCCGAATGTGGTCCGATACTACGGCAGGGTCGATTCCAGCGGAAAACTTCTCCGAGTGGTTGTGAAGCGACTGCCGGAGGTAGCTTACATCGTTACCGTCTTCTCTACGTATCGGGCAAGATAATAACGAGGTGGTGGATGGAAAAGAAGGACGTTCGTGTCTGGTATCACCCTGAGCTGGACACCCTGGAAGTGCGATGGAGTGACAAAGATGGCGCTTACGCCAGTACTGCGGACGAGCGCGTTATGGAGTACGTCACCGACTCAGGTGAATCGTTGGGATTCATGATTGAAGGCGTTGGAGACATCGGCCAGTACGAGACGGTGTCGTTCCAGGTTGGCGCGAACACCAGCCCCCGCCTTGAGAACACGACGGTCGCCCACGCAGCCGAGATACTGAATGTAACGGAAGGCCGTGTCCGCCAGCTTTGTGCCGCGAGGAGGATCAAGGGCGCCTACAGGGCAGGTCGCGATTGGCTAATACCGTTGCCAATAGAAATGACACCAGGGGCGCGCGGCCGCGAAGGTGTTGCCGGTAAGAGACACGGTCCATCCAAGGCTAGTGCGTCGTAGCGAAGGGCCTAACCACCCTTCTTCATCGCCGCGATGCCTTCCATGTACTTGTCATGGCCATAGACTTCCTTCTTGTAGTTCCAGCGGCCGAACTCCGGGTACATCTTGAGGCTGCGGTCCTGCAGAGACAGCCTCACGGGTGCATTGCCGCGGCGCGCGGACTCGCGTAGCGCTATCGCAAGCTCGTACGCATTGCGCAGGCTTTCACCGGTGCTCAGGTTTAGCGGCGAGCCCGTGTCGAGATGGTCGATCAGTGTATTCACGCTGTGCTGCGTGCCCGGGGAAGGCACGCGCCAACCGTCCTGGTCAAAGTTATTGTTGTCCTTCTGCCGGAAGTCGGTAAACAGGTCCGGCACTTCCTTCAGCACGCCGCCTTCCAGCTTCTGGAGGTGGAGCCCCTTGATATCGTTGTAGAAGACGCCCTTGCTGCCGATTACCTCGATGGCGCCGGTCACGCCGGCGTGGCGCGGGCTGTGCTTCCCTAGTGAGAATGCTTCAAGGCCGTTCTTGAACCGGATATAGCCGCCCAGGCCGCCAAAGCCGGGCTTGCCGTTCCATGTATCCTCGTGGTCGCTCATCGGGTCGCCGGACGCCCAGCCCGTCACCCATTCGACATCCGAATCGAGGGCGAAATGGCGGGCCATTGCCAGGCCGTGGCAGCCGCCCTGTCCGTTCGGCTCGGGGATGGTAATGCTCTGGACCTCTCCTATCTCTCCAGCCTCGATCAACTGCTTGGCCTTCCAGTATTCGGGGTAGTTGCGCGGGACTATGCCACCGGCCAATGGGATACCGCGGGACTTGCACTCGGCGACCATGCGGTCGGCGTCCTCTAGAGTGCCTGCGAAAGGCTTCTCGCAGAAGACGGCCTTCACGCCCGCCTTCGCGGCTGCGACGACTGCGCCCGCATTCGCCCGCACGGGCAGAATGGGGAGGGCGATGTCTATTTTATCCTTCTTGAATAGCTCGTCGTACGACGAGTACCCGGCGCACTTGAACCATCTTGTCGCCACAGCGAGGTTCTCGGGGTCCGTGTCCGCAATTGCAACAACCTCGCACCTGGGGTGCATGGCGTAGGCGCGGGCGTGCTGGATGCCCATGTGGCCGGCGCCAATCAGGGCCACTCGGTATTTGGGGCTCGATTTCGTCGCCATTTGACTCCTGTCCGTGTGCTATTTTGCCGGGGCGTCTATCTTCCGGGACATGATGTCCTTCATGTACTCTTCGCGCCCGTAAACATACTTCTTGAACTCCCAACGGGCCGTCACAGGGAACATGACCAGGCTGCGGTCCTCCAGCGGGAATTTTACCGGCGCGTGGCCCCTCCGATGCGACTCGCGCATGCCGATGCAGATCTCCAGGGCCTTGCGCAGGCTCTGGCCAGTGCTCATCCGGACTGGCTTGCCGGTATCGACAGCCTCAACGAGCGCGGCCACGCTCGCCAGCATACCGGGGGTGCAGTTCGCCCAGCCCTCTTCGTCGTACGACCGGCCCTTCAGGTTTCTATGGTCCTCAAAGACACCGGGCTGGTACTTCAGGTCCGCCAGAGTGCCCGGTTTGTAGTCGGCCTGAGCTTTGGCAATGTGCAGACCCTTGGAATCGCTCCAGATCACGCCCTTCGTGCCGATTACCTCGATGCCCTGGCCCTGCTCGCCGGCCTTGGACTTTACGCTCTCGCGGCGATGGCTGAAGAGCTCCACGCCGTTCTTGAATTTGACGAAGCCGCCGATGCCCTTCAGGTCGCCGTCTCCGTCTCCGTCGCTCATCGGGTCGCCGCCCACCCAGCCGGTGCACCACTCGGGATCGATGTCGTTGTTGAACATGAGCGCGAGGTTGAGGTTGTGGCACCCACCCTGGCCGTTGGGGTCGTAGATGTTGATGCTCTGGACATTGCCGATCTCGCCGGCGTTCACAAGGTCCTTGGCCTTCTGGTATTCGGGGTAGTTTCTGGGAATAACGCCCGCACCGAAGATAACGCCGTTCTTCTCACACTCGGCCACCATGCGGTCCGCGTCGGAGAGGCGGGCGGTCATCGGCTTATCGCAGAAGACTGCCTTGACGCCGGCCCTGGCCGAAGCGACCACTGCGTCGGCGTTGGCCTTCACAGGCAACACGGGGCCGACGATATCCAGCTTTTCCTTCCGGAACATTTCGTCATACGTGCTGTAGCCGGCGCATTCGAATCGCCGAGTGAAGATGTCAAGGTTCTCCTGGTCGGTGTCGGCCACGGCCACTACCTCGCACAGCGGATGCAGGTCGTACGCCCGCGCGTGGTGCGTGCCCATGCGGCCGCCGCCGATGATGGCGACCCTGTACTTCGCCGATTTGTTCTTGATCGTAAGCACCTCTCAGGCTGTTGCTCTGGCCTTCTTCTTCGGTCCTGGCTTCTTGGCAGGTCTGGTAGGGGAGCCGACCCGCTCGCCCATTTGCGTGACGAACTGGCGAGCGAGGTCGATCACATCGTCGGAAAGGGTCATGTGGTTGCGTCCCTGGTGCAGGGCGTAAGCGAACGGCGCCTTGACGCGGTTCAAGGCGTCTTCCATCTCCATCGCCTGCTGGATGGGGACTACGGGATCGTCGTCAGAGTGTATCATGAACAGCGGCCTGGTAGCCGCTGAGACGTGCCGCACAGGGGAGGCGTAGTCGAGCGAAATCTCCCAGCGCCGACCCGCCGGCATCCAGCCCGCGGCCCACGGCAGGGACCTGAGCTCGTAGGCCCCGGAGATACTGGCCGCGCCGGCGAACGAGTCGGGAAGCGACTCCCATCCCCCGGTCTTCTCGAAATCGCCGTTACCGAGTGTTGCCACCAGGGAAACGAGGTGGCCGCCGGCCTCGTGCCCGATAAGGAATATGCGGGAGGTATCGAGCGCGTAGACTGCTGCGTGGGCGTGCGCCCATCGCAAGGCGCACATGAGGTCCTGATAGCATGCCGGGGCAGGGGAGCCGGTCGCGAGGCGGTAATCGATGCGCATGGCGAAGAAGCCGAGGGAAGCCCATTGCTCCACGTCAATGGCGCTGCCGTCCAGGCGGCTGCCGGAGACCCATTTTCCGCCGTGAACGGAGATGACTCTACGGGATGAGGGCCGGGCCGGTCGGGTGCTGCGACATCAGCTATGAGCCCTGCGCCGTGCACGTATCCGTAGACTAGACTTGGCGTATAGAGAGATGGCTGCATGGGGACTCTCGAAAGCGGCCGGGCAAAGTGAAGGGCCTCTGGGAACACCAGAGGCCCTTAATATATCACCACATAACGCCGATTACTAACCGCCGCTGCCGGCGAGTTGCTCGGAAATCTCCTTGACCCTTGCCTTCACGGCTTCTATGCGGGCGTTAACAAAATCCGGCTGAAGGCCAAGCTGGATTGCTGTCTGGGCGTCCCTGTCCGCCTGGGTGTTGCGGCCTGTGGCCGCGTATGCCATGGCGCGGCTAACGTACGCGTTAGCCATATCCGGCGCAAGCTTGATCGCTTCGTTGAAGTGGCCAAGCGCCTGTGGGAACTGGTCGAGCTTCAGGTACATGCTGCCCCGGTTGTAGTAGGTCTCCGCCGACTTCGGGTTGAGGCGGAGGGCCTCGCCGAAGTCCTCGACCGCCGCGGCGTAGTCGCCAATGCTGTCATAGGCAGTACCGCGATTCAGGTAACCGGCCGGGTTGGTCGGCGCCAGTCGGATAGCCTGATCAAAGTCCAGGAGGGCCATAGCTGGCACCCCGGCCATCATAAAGGCCTTTGCGCGCTGGGAATAGTACTCTGCGTTGTTGGGGTCGAGGCTGATCGCTTTTTCGTAGTCCGGCATCGCCATCGCGCCCGCGCCGACATCCATAAAGACGTTGCCGCGCTCCTTATAAGCGTCGGCAAATTCGGGGTTGAATTTGATCGCGCCTGACAATTTGTCGAGCGCCTGCTCGAGGCGTCCCTGCTGGCGCAGGAGGAGCCCTTGCTCGTACGCCTTCTGGGCGGCCTCGAGGTCAACCGCGCCGGCCGGCGTTGCACCGTTCTTCTCGCAGGCCGTCGCCGAAAGCGATAAGGCGGCCAACAAGACGACAATCAATATGGCTAAAGTTCTTTGCATACGAGAATCACCTGGATGTTAGCTGGCGGCATCCCGCCGCCATCTAATGAACACTACGTTTACGGCCCGCCGTCGGTTCTCTTCGAGTGTATTATTCCGTAGCGCACGCGTCAAATAAGACAGCTACTGGAATGGCGACGGAATCGCATCACCATGCCACGGGAACGCGTACGATGGCTTTGCGCTGTGTCGCTTCAGGCCGGCCTCCACCCGTATTGCTGTGGAGGGCGGAAGCTGGACGGAGAAGTACTTCGAGTCCACCGGCACGACGCTTACACTATCTGAAACGCCCTCGCCATGCCGAAGGTTTGTAAAACGGTGCTCACAGAAAGCTCCGGCCTGCACGATAACGCTGCGCGACGCGGTCGGGCTCGTGTTGACAAGCTGAAGGCCCACAACGTCCGGGCCCAGCTTGTCAACCAGCGCGGCCACGTCCTCCGGCAGTCCCGGGCGCTGGCGGTCCTGGTCGTGGTAGCGCACCGTGGCCCGCAGCAGTCCGCCGTTATATATGGCCTGTGGGGTTCCGGTCGTGACCATGGTGAGGCCCTTGGTGAAGACCGGGTTCTGAGAACTGTCGTTCTTCGCGATCTGCGTATCCACATCGGAATTGTCGTTGCGGATGTAGTTCGTCGCCTTCAAAGCCATCTCCAGATCGGAAGCAAGCATCTTCTCCGGCCACGTGGGGTTCAGTCCATCGTAGTACTGGAACCGCGCTCTCTCGCACTGACCGCCGCCCTTCTCGTGCTCTGGCGGCTGGCTGTTCCAATCTATTCGGACGTCGCCTGCGCGGACGGCCTTGCAGAAGTCGTAGTCTTCTTTGGACATTGTCGCGTGATACAGGTGCGCGACCTCCTGGAATCGCATGGGGTACAGCTCGTTTGAGAAGTAGTAGTTCTGCCAGCCCTTCGAGCCGTAGACGGTATAAATGACGTGCTGGCCATCCTTGTCCTTGTGGCCGTTGTTGAAGAGCGTCTTCACGAGGGAGCGCAGTATCTCCGTGTAGCCGTAGTAGCCTGACAGGAGCAAGGCGCACTCAGCGGCGATAGTGGCGGAGTGGAGCATGTTGCTGGCGCCCTGGTAGTGGCTCCAGCCATAGATGCCGCCCCAGAACTGGCCGTTCCGGTGCTCGCCGATTTTGCCGGTGAGGCCGAGGTTGTCGGGGAGGATGCCGTTGTTCTGGCGTGTGCGGTCGATCCACATCTGCGTGTAGTCCAGTACCCACTGCTTGTACTTGTCGTCGCCTGTGTACAGGTACGCGTTAGTGACCAGCGCAGTCGCGGCAAGGTTGTTGGAGCTGTCTCCGTTCAGGAGTATGTGGTCTATCAGCTTCATCACTTCTGCCCGACGCTCGGGAGTTTCAAACCATTCAAGCTCCAGGTTCGGCATGATGGGATCGAGGCTGGCGTATTTGTATATGCCCTGCTTGTATTGGCCTCCACCGACGGCGCGCTCGATTAGCCATTCCTCCACCCATTGCTCGGATGCCTTTAGATACGGCCCCTGGCTGCTGCAGAAGATTGAGCGGAGCACCCCGTGCTTTTTGTCGTAGTTAGGCGCCTGAGGGTCATCCCCCGTGAACATCGCGGCGAAGCGCTTCGCCCTCCGAACGTTCTCTGAGATAGTTGGGTCCGCTACGCCGAAGTCATAGAAGGCCATATTGCCTTCGCCCATGTGGTGCCATTCGCAGCCCAGCGGTTTGGCGTAGTTGTAGTACTCGTTGTGTATCTGCGGCCGCATCTCGCCGTAGGACTTGCCGTGGTAGTAGTTGTAGTGCTTCTTGCGGTTGAGGTGGCTGTCGTCGCAGAACCGCGTCGTGGCGTTCCATTCCTGCAGGGCGAGGTCCAGAATGCGCGAGCTGCCGCCAAGCGCGTAGAAGAGCCCCCAGTTGTAGCACATCTCGTAGTGGTCATCCACGTCGTCGGCATAGAGCCAGTTACCGGGCCGCTCGGTGTACTTGTCCACCATCATCGGCGCGGCCTCTTCCATCGTGCGGATAAGCTCGCGCTCCAGTAGCGCCCAGCCGGGCGGGGGAGCGATCTTCGTGGCCTTTAGAGTGGCCATCTGTGGCATGGAGACGCGTGTCTTTGCGGGCATTCGGTACCTCGGTGAAATTCGATCGGCCAGGCAAGCCGCCCTACGCTATATTCGAAAAGGGTCTGGGTAGAATAGGGAGTGGATGTCAGGAAACCGGCAACATCCGGGTACGGATACGGTTGTCTTCGATCGAAATGATCGCTCCTGCGTCTATTGCGTCCTCGATTGACGGCAAGACGCCGCCGAGCAGGATGTTTACTTCTTCGACGACGGACGAGGTGAGTCTGAGGGAGAGGAATTGTTGGGCATAATTGAATCCACCCGCACTATGTCATGGCCGAGAGAACGGACGAATTCCACCGTTCTGGGCGAGATATGCATGTCCGCAAGGAGCCTCATGCGACTCCGCGGCTCATTTCCCTGGCCAGCCACGCGCCATACCGCGCCGCCTGGAGGACATCCTCTTTCTCTAGTTCGGGGTACTCCCGGACAATGTCCTCAGCGGAATATCCGTTGCCGATGAGCTTGAGCACGAAATCGACCGTGATCCGCATTCCGCGAATCGTCGGCCGCCCATTAGAGACCTTGGGGTCAACCGTAATTCGGTCAAGCATCGCAGAATCACCGCCCATTCAGGATAGCCTTTCTGGGTTATCTTAACAGAATGTAACCTCACTTCTAAAGCTCCGAAACAAGTGGTATCCTTCCGTTGTAAATTTCATGACCGGACCGTGGAGGAGTCGATGGCCGCAAGGAACTCGGTTGCCACCGTTGGCGCGGCGATCATCGGCAGCGGTTTTGCCGCTCGGTTTCACGTTGAGAACTACAAGCGCGTGCACGGCGTGGATGTGCGACTCGTAGGGGTGTACAGCCGCCGTGCCGAGGCATCGGCAGAGTTTGCCAAGAAGCACGGCTTTAAGAAGACTTACGGCAGTCTTGAGGAGCTGCTGAAGGACCCGGCCGTAGACCTGGTGGACGCCTGCATACCTAACCATCTCCACGAGGAGATGGGCCTTAAGGCCCTGGGCGCCGGCAAGCACGTCGTAATCGAAAAGCCCTTCAGCGGCTCATTCACCCCCGGCAAGGACGAGAAGGGCTGGCAGCGCTGCCTGGACGAGGCGCTCTCCAGCGCGGACAAGCTGGTTGCCGCCGAGAGGAAGTCCGGCAAGCGCATCCTTTATGGCGAGAACTGGGTCTACGCGCCCGGTATACAGAAGGCCAACCGGCTGCTAGCTTCCGCCGAGACGCCCATCCTCCGCATGGTCGGCGAAGAGTCGCACCACGGCACCCACTCCGCATACGGCATGCAGTGGAAGACCTCCGGCGGCGGCAGTCTTTATATGAAGGGCGTGCACCCGCTCGGCGGCGCGATCTATCTTAAACACAAAGAGGGCATGCGCCGCACCGGCAAGCCGGTCAGGCCGTCGTGGGTCGTCGGCACGGTCGCCAATCTGACGCATAGCGACGCCTTCGCCGCTGAGACCGCGCACGTCATCCGCACAGGCTGGACTGACTGCGAGGACTGGGGCACGATGGTGCTGGGTTTCGACGACGGCACGGTGGCGCAGATCACCGCTGCGGACACCGTTGTCGGCGGTGTGCAGAACGTCCTGGCTATATACGCCGGCCGCACGACAATCAATGTCAACATTAACCCCAACAACGCCGTCGTAGCCTACTCGCCGGACGCCGAGGCGTTCTCCCGCGAGTACATCCGCGAGAAGGTGGAAACGACCGCAGGATGGCAGTTCACCAACCCGGACGAGGACTGGATGAATGGATTCCCGCACGAGATGCAGGACTTCGTTGAATCGGTTGCGACCGGCCGCGAGCCGGAGTCCGGAAGCATGCTCGGCCGCGACGTGGTGGCCGCCGTCTACTCGGCGTACCTGTCCGCCCACACCGGCAGCAGGCGCGTGGAGATAAAGAGCTAGAGCCAAGACCATGTAGTGGCACAGCATGCTGTTCCACTACATGGTTTTGATCACGAGGGAGACCAGGAGACGAGAGTGCCCAAGCGCAGGCCAAATCTTCTCTTCATCATCACCGACCAGCAGCGGCCGGATACGATGGCCTGCTATGGCAACGACATCATCCAGACGCCGAACGTCAACGCGCTGGCCCGGGACAGCTTCGTCTTCCAGCACGGTTACGTGAGCCAACCGGTCTGCGTCCCGTCGCGCTCCACCATCATGACCGGCCTGTACCCGCACACCAACGGCTGTACGTCGAACAACACCGTCCTCTCTCCCCGGGTCAAAACGATGGGAGAGCTTACGTCCGATAGCTATCGCAAGGGGTACCACGGCAAGCGGCAGCTCGGGGACGAGCGGACACCCAAGCGCGGCTTCACGGACTACCGCGCGATTGAGGACGGCTACCACAAGCACAAGACCTTTGAGCACGACCCCAACGAGATCAGCCACTACGCCCAGTTCCTTATGGACAACGGCCGAATCGAGGGCCGCCTGGAGTCCGACGATGAGGGTATGGGACCGGGACGAGAAATCGCGTCATCGGTGCCGGAAGAGTTCACGAAGGCCGCTTTTCTCGGAAATGAGGCCGTGCGATTCATCAGGGAGAGCGGCAACCAGCCGTTTATCCTCTACACCAGCTTCCTTGAGCCGCGTCCGCCATACAACGGCCCACTAAACGACATGTATCCTCGGAACAACCTTCAGACCGGACCCACATTCCTGAAGCCGCCCCCAGCAAATGCTTCGATGCGGAACAGAATGCTGGCGTGGTATTACCAGGAGAATGGGTATCGCGGGAAGCCTCTCAGGTCGGAAGCAGACTGGCTTGACCTGCGCGCCCGGTATTGGGGCCTCGTTACGCTCGTTGACCTACAAATCGGGAGAATCGTGCGCGCTCTCGAGGAGTCCGGGCAGGCAGATAACACAATCATTGTCCACACCAGCGACCACGGGGACATGCTGGGCGATCACTCCATTCTCGTGAAGACAGTGCTCTATGAGGCGTCTGTCAAGGTGCCGTACATCATCCGCGTGCCGTGGCTCGGGAATGGCCGCATGGTCCCGGGCAGGGTCTCGAACGTCGATTTCGTTCCCACGCTGCTGGACTTGATGGCCGAGGAGATACCTGACAACATCCAGGGCAATTCGCTTGTGCCCGTGATGCAGGGCAGAAAGACTCTGGCGGAAAACGACGTCGTCGTGCAATGGAACCGCGGAAGCGAAAAGCTCAAGGGGCTACCGGCGGACAAGGTCTCTCTGGAGCGAGCGAAGGCGCTGTCCGCCCTCCCATGGCGGTCGTACGTCACCGCAGATAACTGGAAGCTCAACCTCGCGGACGGCGACCAGTGCGAGCTCTACGACCTGAACACTGACCCGCACGAAATGGACAACAAGTTCAACGACCCGAAATACGACGGCAGGGTCAAGGACATGGCCCAGCGCCTGCACAGGTGGCAGGAGCGCACAGGGGACGACGCCAAGGTCCACCCCGAAGGGCTCTGATCGACGATGGCGAAGCGCAGACCGAACCTCCTGTTCATTATGACCGACCAGCAGCGCCCTGACACGATGGCCTGCTACGGCAACAAAGTCATCCGGACGCCCAACCTCGATGCCCTAGCTTCCGGCAGTTTAGTCTTCGAGCACGGCTACGTCACGCAGCCGGTCTGCA
The sequence above is drawn from the SAR202 cluster bacterium genome and encodes:
- a CDS encoding ABC transporter permease — encoded protein: MANRLHEFTTICIEEVRRNSRRVWYRISTLFVPVALLLAVMLTPIVKELLQDDGSPQGGQVAADVGLVDLAGVVRPAQAAAEKVRLFESRDSGVAAMVQKEITYLFVVADDYLLSGGIEWVHMSAGISAGFASESLGPRIERLLRSSLIEGALPPPLETRFLQPALYDARQIGDDGNVNESGRETGFISVSYIFTILLMFAMFTGGNFSMESVSDEKQNRMMEILVTSVSPLWMMAGKVAGNGILGLVQVVAWGASMAFLGPRVLSNLPDLTQVQIDPAILIWLVAFFIAGYFVMAVVMAGIGAATTSYKESSQMSVLITIPAVSPLWFFPAISGDPFGPLARALSFFPVTAPMTMMLRMGAADIPVWEVLVSLAVTIAGGMVLLWLSARVFRAGLLMYGQKMSLGKVFKALRQAS
- a CDS encoding SDR family oxidoreductase, coding for MYAVGRPILQELSAMLLEGKKALITGSRRGIGRAMAYALAAEGADIGINDVEFDDNAAETIRTIEGMGRMASWHLANVGKGAEINRMIDEFLEKHGRIDIMINNAAKSKKQHFLAITEEDWDTELDVQLKGYFIASQRAAREMVKSGKGGRIICIGSVMGLRAWPHSLVYGVCKSALTHMVQSMAVDMSGYNISVNCIAPGYIDSRVLPPELEHMRGGPGYADYSVQRLPSRRGGVPEDIAGAAVFLTSRLGEYVNGQTIVVDGGFLPLPGTWGTWDW
- a CDS encoding helix-turn-helix domain-containing protein → MEKKDVRVWYHPELDTLEVRWSDKDGAYASTADERVMEYVTDSGESLGFMIEGVGDIGQYETVSFQVGANTSPRLENTTVAHAAEILNVTEGRVRQLCAARRIKGAYRAGRDWLIPLPIEMTPGARGREGVAGKRHGPSKASAS
- a CDS encoding Gfo/Idh/MocA family oxidoreductase, with the translated sequence MATKSSPKYRVALIGAGHMGIQHARAYAMHPRCEVVAIADTDPENLAVATRWFKCAGYSSYDELFKKDKIDIALPILPVRANAGAVVAAAKAGVKAVFCEKPFAGTLEDADRMVAECKSRGIPLAGGIVPRNYPEYWKAKQLIEAGEIGEVQSITIPEPNGQGGCHGLAMARHFALDSDVEWVTGWASGDPMSDHEDTWNGKPGFGGLGGYIRFKNGLEAFSLGKHSPRHAGVTGAIEVIGSKGVFYNDIKGLHLQKLEGGVLKEVPDLFTDFRQKDNNNFDQDGWRVPSPGTQHSVNTLIDHLDTGSPLNLSTGESLRNAYELAIALRESARRGNAPVRLSLQDRSLKMYPEFGRWNYKKEVYGHDKYMEGIAAMKKGG
- a CDS encoding Gfo/Idh/MocA family oxidoreductase — protein: MLTIKNKSAKYRVAIIGGGRMGTHHARAYDLHPLCEVVAVADTDQENLDIFTRRFECAGYSTYDEMFRKEKLDIVGPVLPVKANADAVVASARAGVKAVFCDKPMTARLSDADRMVAECEKNGVIFGAGVIPRNYPEYQKAKDLVNAGEIGNVQSINIYDPNGQGGCHNLNLALMFNNDIDPEWCTGWVGGDPMSDGDGDGDLKGIGGFVKFKNGVELFSHRRESVKSKAGEQGQGIEVIGTKGVIWSDSKGLHIAKAQADYKPGTLADLKYQPGVFEDHRNLKGRSYDEEGWANCTPGMLASVAALVEAVDTGKPVRMSTGQSLRKALEICIGMRESHRRGHAPVKFPLEDRSLVMFPVTARWEFKKYVYGREEYMKDIMSRKIDAPAK
- a CDS encoding alpha/beta hydrolase, whose amino-acid sequence is MSVHGGKWVSGSRLDGSAIDVEQWASLGFFAMRIDYRLATGSPAPACYQDLMCALRWAHAHAAVYALDTSRIFLIGHEAGGHLVSLVATLGNGDFEKTGGWESLPDSFAGAASISGAYELRSLPWAAGWMPAGRRWEISLDYASPVRHVSAATRPLFMIHSDDDPVVPIQQAMEMEDALNRVKAPFAYALHQGRNHMTLSDDVIDLARQFVTQMGERVGSPTRPAKKPGPKKKARATA